The following nucleotide sequence is from Pagrus major chromosome 16, Pma_NU_1.0.
CTTGACAGCTATGTTTTTTAAGTGAGCGAGTGTCAACTTGTCACAATACCTTTTATTACAGCTGGTAACCATGCAACATCTTGTACAGCTCACTTGTTCTGCTGTTTAGTAACAATGTTATATTTTCAGCAGGAGATCTGGTTAGTAAAGGACGCAGAATATTACTTAAGATTAtacacagtaaaatgttttaaaatgtatcaagAAGGTTCAGATAGAGTTGTCACAAAACCACAATTTTAAACTacacacaaactacacacaGTGCTGATACAGAAAAGgtcactaaaaagaaaacagcacaatTGTTATGCGTTACTATTTGTGCAGCCTTGAGTTGAAAATCTGATTCTAGATCAGTTTTTTAACGGCTTCGATACTTCTGAATGCAAATTATTGTATCGTTTTGACATGACATTGACACATACTTTTGATAATTTTGATTCTTTTGACAACCCAGGTTTAAGTATATCAGTAGAAAATTTGTATaccatttaaaacattaatgtaGAAACAAACAACTAATTTTCATGTAAAGATAGTGTAGAGTCATGATGTCCTGAGCAGAGAAAGAAGTTACACTCATCAGCCATGTGGTCAAGGCAGGGGAGCACACTGCTATCACCCCTTCAACTGAGTGGggcatcagagagagagagagagagagagagaccgcCAGTGGCTTTCCCTGTTCACTCTATTGAAGTGATTGCTGCCAAAGGTGCATtaactaaatactgacttgaagggggtgaatGTTTATGctatcacttattttacataatatatttttaattgaatgATATCACAAATTTGTATTCACATTGGCAATTCATGTTTTGTATATGTGTcgtatattgaccatgattccatttataaaagcaataaaaggggaaaacatcagagggggtgaatactttttataggcactcTAAATATGTTACTTGCGTTATACACTTCCACCACTGTAGACAGGTGATATTCTAGTTACAGACTGAGTGTGTAATGCCATTCAATGCCATGAGGCTATTTTCTGATACTGTTTACCTTCCAGCCACATTGCTCAGAGAACTGCTTATCTCCTCATATCAAGAAAGCCTTCAAACGGTGCATGAGGCCTTCCTACGCTCCAGACAGCggtatttatctatttataagTCATCACATTGTCTGCCACAGTTTTAACTGAAACAATACTTGTCAAAGACAGGACAGAGTAAAACCAAATCTCTCATTTAATCTGTCAATTTCTGTGCCCAGACGAAGCACGCAGTCGTCTTCCTTGCATATGTTTACATTCCTTCAGCAAACTAAGCCTGAGACCCTGGAGATTTCTCGAGGTGCAGAGGTGTTTCAAACAACTCTGCAAGTCCTAAAGAACAAAGCAAGACAGATATATAAAAGGGATCTCACAGCCACAGGTAGCATTGCTTTCGTAAATCCAGTGGAACTCCTTCAGAGGCAGTTGGACACCAtggagtgaaaacatttttaacaaaagcaAAATTCCTAATTGGTCAACTGCTGCTATTCTTACCATTTAAATAGtctaaaaaaaacccttaataaataaatccatGGAGACCAAAATCCTCATGAAGAAGATGGATGTTTTCAATTAATAAATCCCATTTCATTTCCTTAATTTCTCATGTATTAACTTCACTATGTCACCGTGCTAGAATTGTTGTCTTGTAAGGACGTGGAGCTGATTGCAGAGCTGTCTCAATGTGTTCCTGCAACACATCCAGCCATCTGTCAGCACAGTCATCTGAACAAGTACCGCTCCATATCTGGCCTCTGCAATAACAGGTAGATAACTGACGTCTTACCTTTAAATAAGTCAAAGAACCAGGACCCTTTTTATTGTTAGAAAGTAACATGTCTTGTATGCAGTATAAGATCCAATAATGCAGACATATGACCCTATTTTAATCGCACAACTAGTGCAAAGCAGTAGGTCTacgatgagaaaaaaaaaaaaaaattaatgaagcGTTTTTAGTGATCACATCAAATCGGTGctatttcagttttcagttcagGTAAATTCTTCAGTATTAACATCCTAAGATGTGACAACGTTTGCATGGTTATGAATTTCAAGAATAAAACATCAAACCTTTGCTAAGAAAGTTTAAAAGACTACatgctgcttcctctggagccacaaaaggctttatactacttttttcacataggctgtagtactccccaagacctgtaaacactttTATGTGACAAATTGGTGGTTACCCTTTAAACTTAACCAAAGTAGTACTTGGCAAAGTGTAGCACTAGGTTATGACATGGAAGATAAAAATGACAGTGttgctggttctgctgcattgatttcGATCAGACTATTTGAAACGATTAATTGTGATGGTAAATTGGTGGAGTACTCTCTCTCATGCAGATGAAGGCTccttctttgtcatttttatttcaatcaacCACTATCTGTAGCAATATTTTGCTGGAAAAAGTCTCTTTGCAGCATATGGTTTTTCCCATGAAAAAAGTCCCCCCTCATATGCTcataacagaaaatgaagatCTTCACTATTGTATCAGTCAAGGATAGAGTACCAAAATATTTAGCCAACCCCTCAATCTGCTGACGTAGGTAAAAACTGTAGAATTCTAAACTCCTGAcgaccttctggaggaaaacaaatgattcAGTGATGCATATACTGTTTTGCATTGCAGTATTTTTGGACACACTTCTTCATTCTTTTTGTCAGGCAAAATCCTCTCTGGGGAGCAGCCAACACTCCCTTGGTCAGATGGCTTCCAGCTGAATACGAAGACGGGGAGAAAGAACCCAAGGGTTGGAACCGAGGACGGCTCCATAATGGATTCCAACTTCCCTCGGTAATCTACAAAATCCTGGTCGGACAGACACAAAAGTGTTGGtggagaaattaaaaatgaaatgagttcACCCTGCAAACCCAAGTTGATGTAGCTTGCCATTTATTTTTCTAACCTGTTTTTATGGCAGATAAAGTCCTCTGCATTTTAGGGAACAGCAGAGGAGTGTGAGAGATGACACAGATTACAGCTGCATTTGAATAATGTGGCCTGTGCTTTAAAAGACACTATTTCCATAGCTTGAAAGAGGTTTCCAGTCATGGATTATCCAGTGCACAAACTTTATTTCTAAACAGCAGATAAATCGGACAATATTTACATTGAATTTCAGTCTTAATTTATGTGTGAGTATGAGTAAGGTCCTTTCGTGGAAGAACTCATCAAATATCTATCACTTGTATGCAGCCTGCAGTTAACCTCCATACTGTATACGATAGTTATAATAGAGTTATAATTTTCTAGAGTGTTTTGTATTCTTAATCATTTTAATCctaatttttgtatttcttattAACGAggtcaaataaataatatctaGGATACTTAATGCATtatataacacatttttaatcagttgcCAATGTTTTTGTTGGAGAGATGACAAGAAGCAAGACACTTGCCAGAATGCATCACAGTCCCTTTGTTGAGTTTAAGCCACTAATCTATTTATAACATAACTTATTGAATAAAAGAATATGATAGGTCACACAAACAAGAAAGCTATCATCCATCACAATCCCTGACTAGGACATGATAGGCCTTCCCCAGATGATATGTTCATTTCTGTTAATGATGACAtagtaaacacactgactgataaATGATGAGTCTATGGCTAAGGGAAACTCAAATGCACACTTTTAAAAGGTGGTACTCACTGTCATCCATTAATAAATCCTGTGTCAACAGCCACGAGAACTCAGCAGGAAAATACTGAGCAGCTCTTCGAAAGGAAAGGATGATGTGTATTCAGATCTGCTGGTGCAGTGGGGTCAGTACATATCTCATGACATAAGTTTCACACCTCAGAGCTCGGGCAGTGCTGCTTTTTCCATTGGGGCGGACTGTTTGGctacatgtgaaaatgtgcatCCATGCTTTCCCATCCAGGTAAACTGAAAGCGCAAcagttttgtacattttgttgacCTGTTGTGATTTGTTCTTGCATTCTTATTACAATCCTTTATTTCAAAAGACTTCAAACATATTTTGGGAGGTATTTTCAAGATTGAAACTACTCTGATATCTGTCCGTTTAATACaaagctggagccagcagccagttagcttagcttagtagAAAGACTTCCGGAGCTTCCTGACATTCACTGCTTTTTACCAAGATATAATAGTCCTCtcagtacaaaaacaaataaactagAATTACTGTTGTAGGACTGGCATTAAATAATGtccaaaacatttttccagAATGTTATGATGTCACCATGCATTAAATCCTTTGACCTTTTTGATGTCAAATGTTATAACTTCATCAGTGATGAGTtattgccaaaaatgtgttttgtgagtgcACAGTGACCTTAAACTCTGACCTTTGGCTTCTTAATTCTattcagttcatccttgagcCATTGGGGACATTTGTTTCAAGCTTGAAGAAATTTGTTCTTGagatatcacattcacaagaaTTGGACAgacggacggatggatggactgACTGATGTGCAGATAGACACAAACCGGAAAACATAATTCCTGAAGCAAATTTTAAGATTAATTTTAATCCCTTtaaacagagccaggctagctgtttccccctgtttcagATCtctatgctaaactaagctaagcttaTGGCTGCTGGCTCCAGCATCATTTCAAAgaagacatattatgctcattttcggGTTGATAATTCTATtgtgggttactactagaataggtttacatgctctaatgctcaaaaacacatcagttttctcatactgtccagtgctgcagcattgtattcccctctgtctgaaacacactgttttaggcagtgttttctgtgggagagaggacaTTCTGTTGGTGCGAACTTtgaagatcttttacatgcacaagaacatataaaactctgaaggaaaggaaaaatagaaaaagcataataggtctcctttaaagggAGAGATATGAGTTCTACTTTTATCTAAACctgcaaaaaaacaagtaagcatattcccaaaatgttaaactattctTTAAAATTctataaatcatttaaatgaatacatttggCAAAAGTAgtttttaattaatacatttgtcTTCTCCACAGATAGATGATACTGTCTCTGGTGCACAAGGCTGCATGCCTTTTTTTCGCTCCATACCAGCCTGCTTCATCAGTTCTGAGTGTCATGTTGGACAAGCGGTGCAGCGACAACAGATGAATGCCATCACATCTTTCATAGATGCTTCGGTCGTGTATGGCCACACTCCAAAACTAGAGACTTCTCTCCGTGACCTCTGTGGCCTTAATGGGAAACTTGCAGTCAATGACCAATTCAAGGATGCCAAAGGAAGACCCTACCTTCCTTTTATAGCCACCCTGCCATCAGCCTGCCACCAGGACCCACAGGGGGAGAGAGTGGAGTGCTTCAGTGCTGGAGACAGTCGGGTCAATGAGGGTCTGCCCCTGACTATTTTGCATACACTGTGGCTTAGGGAACACAATAGGATAGCGGAGGCATTGAAACACATTAATGGTCACTGGAGCCCAGAAACTATATACCAGGAAACTCGGAAGATTATTGGAGCTCTGCACCAGGTATGTGACTACCAACTAACTAAATCATTATTTCAGTATGCCAAAATGATACTATTTAAAGCTGGGGTTTAGTTATATTGTTGTTATATTTGTGGAAAATCacttaacatcctgacagcattCAATAAATCAAATTCACAGCAGTAAAGTTTCTATCGAGGAACCCAAATGATGCCTAAGGGGATACAAACTACTCCAGCATTTATGAGCGTGTTGATTTTATCATCTGCAGATGTCAGGAGTGTGATCATGCTGCAGTTATATCTTAATAAAGAAGGGCAAACTGATTTAAAAGCTATAGACAGCAGGGCTGTTTTCATGTATTGTTTACAAGAGAGTTTTTACTTTTATGAGGCGAATGATGACTCAGGGTCATTAAAGTGTTCAcagtgagaagaaaaataaatctttacattttactATATTTAATGTACCTTTTTTGTACATATTCCTCTTTAATTCAATAGGGAAAGGCAATTCTCAAAGAGTTAGTAGACACTGGTAGAGTTGCCAGTGAGTGACAAATAACCTTTATGATAAGATAAATAGGGGAAAACTGCTTGTAGTGTAACTGGgaaattttctgttgatttaattgattgattttaagTGATTTAATTCAGAACTTGTTTGAACCTaacagctgctgttttcagttGGATGACTGTAAGAATCAACCAGCTGTGGAGTCGACTGCTTTGCTTTCATTGCAAACTGTCAGAGGACTCTTTTACAAATCAACTCAGTGGGGATGCTGTAGTTTCCAGAATTGAAAGCGAAGTTGGCTTCCAACTATTCCCCTGAGACCATTGTtgtttaaagaagaaataacagattTGTTTATATTAACAACGAATTACAAGTCAATCACATAGAGAATTATCATCCAACTCAGCTCTATTGAGtgttttagcctcttttagctcactgttttggtatcccaatcaccagaataaatgttgatattgtacgtttctgcaaaccatggatatgttgcaacttttttttatgttgggGGTGTTGGGGGTAACgcgttacagtaatatatgTCTTTTAGCAGTAATGGAGTAATGTATTGCGTGactaatatttcagtaatatattactacagttatgtcatgtaACACGTTACAATCCACGATACTGACCTAACAAAGAGGAAGATCAAGGTCAAGTCATTATAGGCTACGTTATAGAAGGTTtaggtctattgtgtttcatatgattaagcctacaattaaaaaaaaaagatttttatctcataatatatcactTTGATCCTTTGAAGCCTTTTTAGACAGCTATATTGATTAAAGGAGTTATATGTTGATGAAGgatctcagtcatccaggtcatggtaattctaagtgctgtatcgtagccaactggacttgtttcagtttctctcattcaagaggcttcttcagttttaaCTAACTGGACAGGAGTTGCAGGTTTTTAACCACTGTGTGGTTGTGTTCTTACAGAGccgttagggccacttgtgggttgttgactcATGCTGCATTCCAGATGCATGGGACACCACCCGCCCGAGTTGCAAAATGGGAAATCTTGCAGCTGTCTCGCAACATTTCAccgaggcacgcccccttttggtATCAACTGTCCAACTTGGGGTTCCTGAGAGTACACCGAGTAGAGCGAGGATAGACAAATGACTAGACAAACAAAGATCGCTGCGCCCgtaattgatgtattttctttgtatttgtaccacgttggtcattttaatgtcgattttaaatgctcttacacacttgattacattgctgctttaatccggtcaccaatttatgcattgcacggtcttgctgtgcgtgcaatacaatgtaaagttttattttcgagctggtttgctaaagaggctaatgtagctaacaataacaataacaatgactagcCTGCTACTGCCCTGACGGCATCCATGTTCTTCCCCGACTCGTCGTGTAGCGAGTCAAACGGGAAAGCTAAAAGTGCTACAAGCCAGGAAATTACGTCACGTTCACGCGTAAGAGCAACTCGGGCGGGTGGTGTCCCATGcatctggaatgcagcattaaccggccttcatgtgggttgctaggggCTAGGcgagcccaggtgtgaatggttgttaagtaGTCCCTGTTAGACATTATGTTAGATATCAACCTTGgcttgtttttccttttctttttcaaaccaGAAACTACTTCCTTCATGGTTTCTTATCCATGTCTTTGAATGGCCCCCTCTTCTGAGCTAATATCTTTTTGAACCAGAGTGCAGCTAATGTGACTTTACTAAGATGAAATAGGGCTCTTCATAGCAGGGCAGGCACTGTGTCAATGATTTTCAAGCCATAATCCTTTATCATATAAACAGTATTTGTGCAAAGAAAACACTCACACCATTTAATACAAACAGGGATTTTTCTGTCCTCTTACTATTGTCTGTCTTTATTAATGTAGAAGCTGAGGCGCTGTTGCTGCTATTAGCTTTGTGTATTACCAAGTTATCTTGGTAACAATGGATGGGAGGCAGGTTTTGCAGCAATAACTGAGTGTTGATAGCAGCTTTTTCTCTTCGCTGTAGGCTGGGAGTATTACTAGTAATGAAGGAAATGTCgccatgaaaaataaaaaagaatttgTTTTAATGGAAATTACTCATTGCTTCCTCTAAAGGAGACCAGTGACCCTGGTGCTAGGCTGTAAAGATTCCAAAGCATTTCTGTgcaaagaggaaaataagtttGTAATCTTTGGGACTTTGGGGGCTGACATTTGACAACAGCAGTGAATTAACTACTGCTACTTTGAGGTGACTCAAGGAGAAAGCCAGAGGAAAGAGATCTACAATATTAAAAAAGAGATGGGCTCACAATAATTTGTGAAGATGAAGTACAAAAGGCAGGTAGAAGATTTACATACTGT
It contains:
- the tpo gene encoding thyroid peroxidase, giving the protein MRLFSDTVYLPATLLRELLISSYQESLQTVHEAFLRSRQRRSTQSSSLHMFTFLQQTKPETLEISRGAEVFQTTLQVLKNKARQIYKRDLTATELLSCKDVELIAELSQCVPATHPAICQHSHLNKYRSISGLCNNRQNPLWGAANTPLVRWLPAEYEDGEKEPKGWNRGRLHNGFQLPSPRELSRKILSSSSKGKDDVYSDLLVQWGQYISHDISFTPQSSGSAAFSIGADCLATCENVHPCFPIQIDDTVSGAQGCMPFFRSIPACFISSECHVGQAVQRQQMNAITSFIDASVVYGHTPKLETSLRDLCGLNGKLAVNDQFKDAKGRPYLPFIATLPSACHQDPQGERVECFSAGDSRVNEGLPLTILHTLWLREHNRIAEALKHINGHWSPETIYQETRKIIGALHQIITMRDYVPKIIGPESFDHYIGPFEGYDPTMDPSASNVFATAAFRFGHATISPILRRLNESFQEHEHFPHLRVHNTFFSPWRIVKEGGIEPILRGIIGTAAREISVDMMLAEELTERLVVLNVPQHLDLASLNLQRGRDHALPGYNDWRSFCGLKSIKTLDDFKEVVRDDSVTEKILKIYKHPDNIDVWLGGLVENMLPGSRTGPLFACLIGKQMKAQRDGDRFWWEAEGVFTKQQKAELLKGSLSQIICDNTDIREVPPDSFRLWKYPSDHISCDCIQSMNLEAWREEKSQDLEQCGTPRAIKNGDFILSSIPGKLVAQYSCYHGFKLRGAAAVVCEGKQWSGQPPQCTGVCGDVEEIKFINQSKTKDEN